Proteins co-encoded in one Streptomyces sp. NBC_01283 genomic window:
- a CDS encoding ROK family protein: MRHVIALDVGGTGMKAALVGADGTLLHEARRPTGRERGPDAVVESILDFAADLRAHGIRELGEPAAAAGVAIPGIVDTARGTAVYASNLGWRDVPMRDLLSRRLQGVPVALGHDVRTGGLAEGRIGAGKGADRFLFVPLGTGIAGAIGIGGGIEPGAHGSAGEIGHIIVRPGGPPCGCGQRGCLERLASASAVSEAWAAASGDPEADAADCAKAVESGDPRAQQVWQNAVDALADGLITALTLLDPHTLIIGGGLAEAGETLFTPLRAAMTERIVTFQTQPLIVPAALGDTAGCLGAGLLAWDLLDGPDGPATAPTDPTNPPEVTA, encoded by the coding sequence GTGAGACATGTCATCGCCCTCGATGTGGGCGGCACCGGAATGAAGGCCGCCCTGGTCGGAGCGGACGGCACGCTCCTGCACGAGGCGCGGCGGCCCACCGGCCGGGAGCGCGGACCCGACGCCGTGGTCGAGTCGATCCTCGACTTCGCCGCCGACCTCCGTGCCCACGGCATCAGGGAGCTCGGAGAACCCGCCGCAGCGGCGGGCGTCGCGATCCCCGGGATCGTCGACACCGCGCGCGGCACAGCGGTCTACGCCTCGAACCTCGGCTGGCGCGACGTCCCCATGCGCGACCTCCTGAGCCGCAGGCTGCAAGGCGTACCCGTGGCCCTGGGCCACGACGTCCGCACCGGCGGCCTCGCCGAGGGCAGGATCGGCGCGGGCAAGGGCGCCGACCGCTTCCTCTTCGTACCCCTGGGCACGGGCATCGCGGGAGCCATCGGCATCGGCGGCGGCATCGAGCCCGGCGCCCACGGCTCGGCGGGCGAGATCGGGCACATCATCGTGCGCCCCGGCGGCCCGCCCTGCGGCTGCGGCCAGCGCGGCTGCCTGGAGCGGCTCGCCTCCGCGTCCGCGGTGAGCGAGGCCTGGGCGGCGGCAAGCGGCGACCCGGAGGCGGACGCCGCGGACTGCGCCAAGGCCGTGGAGTCGGGAGACCCGCGGGCCCAGCAGGTCTGGCAGAACGCCGTCGACGCGCTCGCGGACGGCCTCATCACGGCCCTCACCCTCCTGGACCCGCACACTCTGATCATCGGTGGCGGTCTCGCCGAGGCCGGGGAAACCTTGTTCACACCCCTGCGGGCGGCCATGACGGAACGCATCGTCACGTTCCAGACCCAGCCCCTCATCGTCCCGGCGGCCCTCGGGGACACCGCGGGCTGCCTGGGCGCGGGCCTGCTCGCCTGGGATCTCCTCGACGGACCCGACGGACCCGCCACCGCCCCCACCGATCCCACCAATCCCCCGGAGGTAACCGCCTGA